One window of the Cuculus canorus isolate bCucCan1 unplaced genomic scaffold, bCucCan1.pri subtelo1, whole genome shotgun sequence genome contains the following:
- the LOC128850894 gene encoding ubiquitin carboxyl-terminal hydrolase 36-like, whose protein sequence is MDNATLEELVAQTADQEAQALFQALEPLEKDGAEKEQHLKQLREEMNSKLDHQEQEPLLQQMKNWPPSMAMAIKEKLEQAHGIPMPKNMLFPMERLSLKWQQTYWIGAGLQNLGNTCFLNATLQCLTYTPPLANYLLSREHSRTCQQSEFCMLCTMENHILQVFGSSGSTIEPVSFIRDLKKIAKHIRFGRQEDAHEFLCFIIDAMQRACLNVYSQLDRQSQTTTLVHQIFGGFLRSRVRCKACNSPSDTYEPFLDLAVEIEEAESIEKALNLFVRPEMLCEENAYMCDKCKTKVRASKRLSIQQASNVLTVSLKRFSYFHGGKITKGVTYPEFLDIRPYMSENEGDPVQYQLYAVLVHSGTSCHSGHYYSYVKASDGQWYLMNDDIVRCTNINVVLKQQAYVLFYLRTPSTGKRLQGPIAKAVSIPASQPVMGQKPEMQPAEKLSGQEEVGVSVPRTTFNMGPNLANVMLPPKLPQDVPSSFKIKHSIRKGHSALPYDAAQRPKSLPHLPQGHRIFQQYKTSKTSEAKEELTLGSFFETKKPHTSFKTQEPKQHLSVVLGAVPAVPDSCSLVNLKRSLLTAVKRSSSTSPPPAKKLALSAKKGSTPEAVSRDDHHTQPQPQLPEQIQPMDTTLPPDSTSQLSGKLSTSSSAPKLPNPEKPPLKIIIELSTIQFLISHLKKRRHGADGSSRSQSVDGKDDTSSPPRKKRCTQGE, encoded by the exons atgGACAATGCCACACTCGAGGAGTTGGTGGCCCAGACGGCTGACCAGGAGGCACAG GCTCTGTTCCAGGCCCTGGAGCCCCTGGAGAAGGACGGAGCGGAGAAGGAGCAGCATttgaagcagctgagggaagagaTGAATTCCAAG CTGGACCACCAGGAACAGGAACCCCTCCTGCAGCAGATGAAGAACTGGCCGCCGAGCATGGCCATGGCCATCAAGGAGAAGCTGGAGCAGGCGCATGGGATCCCCATGCCAAAGAACATGCTTTTCCCCATGGAGCGCCTCTCCCTGAAGTGGCAGCAGACCTATTGGATCGGCGCCGGGCTGCAAAACTTAGGCAACACCTGTTTCCTGAATGCCACCCTGCAGTGCCTTACGTACACTCCTCCTCTCGCCAACTACCTGCTCTCCAGGGAGCACAGCCGGACCT gCCAGCAAAGCGAATTTTGCATGCTGTGCACTATGGAGAACCACATACTGCAGGTTTTTGGTAGCAGCGGCAGCACGATAGAGCCGGTGTCCTTCATCAGAGACCTCAAGA AGATCGCCAAGCACATCCGCTTTGGCCGCCAGGAGGACGCACATGAGTTCCTGTGTTTTATCATCGATGCCATGCAGAGGGCCTGCCTGAATGTCTATAGCCA GTTGGATCGCCAGAGCCAGACCACAACGCTGGTTCATCAGATCTTCGGTGGCTTCCTGCGGTCCCGTG tgagGTGCAAAGCGTGCAATTCGCCCTCGGACACCTATGAACCATTCCTGGACCTGGCGGTGGAGATCGAG GAAGCTGAAAGCATCGAGAAGGCACTGAACTTGTTTGTGAGGCCAGAGATGCTGTGCGAGGAGAACGCCTACATGTGTGACAA GTGCAAGACCAAAGTGCGAGCGAGCAAACGCCTCAGCATCCAGCAAGCCTCTAATGTTCTCACAGTGTCACTGAAGCGCTTTTCCTACTTTCATGGAGGCAAAATCACCAAG GGCGTGACATACCCTGAGTTCTTGGACATCCGACCTTACATGTCGGAGAATGAAGGGGACCCTGTGCAGTATCAGCTCTACGCCGTGCTGGTGCACTCTGGGACCTCCTGCCACTCAGGGCACTACTACAGCTACGTGAAG gCCAGCGATGGGCAGTGGTACTTAATGAATGACGACATTGTCCGCTGCACCAACATCAACGTGGTCCTGAAGCAGCAGGCCTATGTGCTTTTCTACCTGAG AACACCCAGCACCGGCAAGAGATTGCAGGGACCCATTGCCAAGGCTGTGTCCATCCCGGCCAGCCAGCCAGTGATGGGCCAG AAACCAGAGATGCAGCCTGCAGAGAAGCtgtctgggcaggaggaggttggggTCTCTGTGCCCCGTACAACATTCAACATGGGGCCAAATCTGGCAAATGTAATGCTTCCACCAAAGCTGCCACAGGACGTGCCCtcttcattcaaaataaaacacagcatccGGAAAGGGCACTCAGCCCTGCCTTACGACGCAGCCCAGAGGCCCAAGAGTCTCCCGCACCTGCCTCAGGGACACAGAATATTTCAGCAATACAAGACTAGCAAAACAAGTGAGGCCAAAGAGGAGCTGACCCTGGGTAGCTTCTTTGAGACCAAGAAGCCACACACGTCATTCAAGACGCAGGAGCCCAAACAGCACCTCTCTGTGGTCCTTGGAGCTGTGCCAGCTGTTCCTGACAGCTGCTCTCTGGTCAACCTGAAGCGCTCCCTCTTGACCGCTGTGAAGCGGAGCAGCTCCACATCTCCACCACCAGCCAAGAAGCTGGCACTCTCTGCCAAAAAG GGCAGCACGCCGGAGGCGGTGAGCCGAGATGACCATCACACACAACCTCAGCCACAGCTTCCGGAGCAGATCCAGCCCATGGACACCACCCTCCCTCCTGACTCCACTTCCCAGCTTTCTGGCAAGTTGAG caCATCTTCATCTGCGCCAAAACTGCCAAATCCAGAAAAGCCTCCCTTGAAAATCATCATCGAATTGTCAACCATTCAGTTCCTCATCTCTCACCTGAAAAAGCGCCGCCATGGGGCAGATGGCAGCTCACGGTCTCAATCTGTTGATGGCAAAGATGACACCTCCAGCCCgcccagaaagaagagatgcaCACAGGGGGAGTAG